From Rutidosis leptorrhynchoides isolate AG116_Rl617_1_P2 chromosome 3, CSIRO_AGI_Rlap_v1, whole genome shotgun sequence, a single genomic window includes:
- the LOC139899319 gene encoding ARM REPEAT PROTEIN INTERACTING WITH ABF2-like has translation MADDRRRHEQPTNIVRRSLKRKLEDDFISDRFIDSPEDVSEQDLVSEIKSQAEILELNSKSAEPDRALAKRAIHILSKLAKDEDVVNLIVESGAVPALVQHLQEPKWSNEVVTGSRPYEHEVEKGSAFTLGLLAIKPEHQQLIVDTGALPHLVALLKRHADGHNSGAVNGAIRKASDAITNLAHENGNIKTLVRVEGGIPPLVRLLESPDVKVQRAVAGALRTLAFKNDDNKTQIVDCNALPILVLMLQSEDVAIHYEAVGVIGNLVHSSPSIKKQVLLAGALQPVIELLSSTCSETQREAALLLGQFAAADTDCKVHIVQRGAVGPLIEMLQSPEAQLKEMSAFALGRLAQDTHNQAGIAHCGGIAPLLKLLESRNGTLQHNAAFALYGLADNEDNVADLIRLGGVQKLFDGEFVVQPTRDCVAKTLKRLEEKINGRVLSYLLYILRSAEKSVKRRVALALAHICSPVDQKPIFVDNNGLDLLLELLESTHSTKQRKDSCVALLKLAEKAASLSPMNVEPSSPVSQVYLGEQYVNNPTLSDVTFLIEGQRFYAHRICLLASSDAFRAMFDGGYREKDAKDVQIPNIGWETFELMMRYIYTGSVEVNMRYAKDLIAADQYLLDGLKRLCEYTIARDIRVDNILVMYDLSEAFNAQSLKNACILFVLEHYLQIELKPWFNSLAERILPEIRNYFLTILTKPVASDLQR, from the exons ATGGCGGATGATCGGAGACGCCATGAACAGCCGACGAACATCGTTAGACGAAGCTTGAAAAGGAAGCTTGAAGACGATTTCATCTCTGACCGATTTATCGATTCTCCTGAAGACGTTTCGGAACAAGATCTAGTTTCTGAAATTAAATCTCAGGCTGAAATACTCGAATTAAATTCTAAATCGGCTGAACCAGATCGTGCCCTAGCTAAACGTGCTATTCATATCTTGTCCAAACTCGCGAAAGATG AGGATGTTGTGAACTTGATTGTTGAATCCGGCGCTGTTCCTGCACTTGTGCAGCATCTTCAAGAGCCAAAGTGGTCAAATGAGGTTGTTACAGGCTCGAGGCCTTACGAGCATGAGGTAGAGAAAGGAAGTGCTTTTACTCTGGGACTTCTTGCAATAAAG CCTGAACATCAACAACTTATAGTTGATACCGGAGCCTTACCCCATCTTGTAGCTCTGCTTAAGAGGCACGCAGATGGCCATAACTCCGGAGCAGTCAATGGAGCCATAAGAAAAGCCTCTGATGCAATCACTAATCTTGCTCATGAAAATGGCAACATCAAGACCCTTGTTAG GGTTGAAGGTGGCATTCCTCCACTAGTTCGATTATTAGAATCCCCTGATGTAAAAGTGCAGAGAGCTGTAGCAGGGGCTTTGCGTACACTGGCTTTTAAAAATGATGACAACAAAACACAG ATTGTGGATTGTAATGCTCTGCCTATTCTTGTTTTAATGCTTCAATCAGAAGATGTTGCCATACACTATGAAGCG GTTGGTGTAATTGGCAATCTTGTTCACTCATCCCCAAGCATAAAGAAACAAGTTCTTCTTGCTGGAGCATTGCAGCCTGTAATCGAATTGCTTAG CTCAACTTGTTCTGAAACTCAAAGAGAAGCTGCATTACTTCTTGGACAATTTGCTGCTGCTGATACGGACTGCAAG GTGCACATAGTTCAAAGAGGTGCTGTTGGTCCACTAATAGAGATGTTGCAATCTCCAGAAGCCCAACTAAAGGAAATGTCAGCTTTTGCACTTGGAAGGTTGGCACAG GATACTCACAATCAAGCTGGTATAGCCCATTGTGGTGGCATTGCTCCATTGTTAAAGCTTCTCGAGTCTAGGAATGGCACTCTGCAACACAATGCTGCATTTGCTTTGTATGGTCTTGCAGATAATGAG GACAATGTTGCTGATCTAATTAGGCTTGGTGGTGTTCAGAAGCTGTTTGATGGTGAATTTGTTGTTCAA CCAACTCGAGATTGTGTAGCAAAGACTTTGAAAAGATTAGAGGAGAAGATTAATGGCAGG GTATTGAGCTATTTGTTGTACATATTGCGTAGTGCCGAAAAAAGTGTTAAAAGACGTGTTGCCTTGGCTCTCGCTCATATATGTTCACCTGTTGACCAGAAACCAATATTTGTCGATAACAATG GACTGGATTTACTTTTGGAGCTGTTAGAATCAACTCATTCAACAAAGCAGCGAAAAGATAGTTGTGTGGCTTTGCTTAAATTGGCTGAAAAGGCTGCCTCACTTTCTCCCATGAATGTAGAACCTTCATCTCCAGTATCTCAG GTATATTTGGGCGAGCAGTATGTGAACAACCCTACACTTTCTGATGTAACTTTTCTCATCGAAG GCCAACGGTTCTATGCACATAGAATATGCCTGCTTGCTTCTTCTGATGCATTCCGAGCCATGTTTGATGGTGGTTACAGG GAAAAAGATGCTAAAGATGTTCAGATTCCAAATATTGGATGGGAAACATTTGAGCTAATGATGAG GTACATATACACAGGATCGGTTGAGGTAAATATGAGATATGCTAAAGATCTTATTGCTGCTGATCAATATCTTCTTGATGGGCTAAAGCGTCTTTGCGAGTACACTATTGCACGA GATATTCGGGTCGACAATATACTTGTGATGTATGACTTATCGGAGGCCTTCAACGCTCAGTCACTAAAGAATGCATGCATTCTTTTTGTTTTGGAACACTACCTCCAAATAGAGTTAAAACCATG GTTCAATAGTCTAGCTGAGCGAATTTTACCCGAGATACGAAATTACTTTCTGACGATACTAACCAAGCCAGTGGCAAGCGACTTGCAGCGATAG
- the LOC139899320 gene encoding cyclin-P3-1-like, whose protein sequence is MDDTITSSPFLDTKVSTIEDDSLGSKFNILLGLKSGTGNPKVLSLLSSILQKSVESNESWLQTTHTKDIPTIFHGSRAPALTIQQYIDRIFKYSRCSPSCFVVAHIYIDRLIESENIILTSLNVHRLLITSIMLATKFIDEAFFNNAYYARVGGVTTSEMNRLEMKFLFGIDFQLYVNLSTFERYCLELMSETTGEVIQIEGPLHSIHDVRGLKDKWSNNKIDTSYHATIGVHIH, encoded by the exons ATGGATGATACAATAACCTCCTCA CCTTTCTTGGATACAAAAGTTTCGACAATCGAAGATGACAGTTTAGGCTCAAAATTCAACATTCTTTTAGGCCTCAAAAGTGGAACGGGAAACCCCAAAGTTCTATCCTTACTTTCTTCGATTCTTCAAAAATCAGTAGAAAGTAATGAATCATGGTTGCAAACAACACACACTAAAGATATACCTACGATTTTTCATGGATCAAGAGCACCTGCACTTACCATTCAACAATACATTGATCGCATCTTTAAGTATTCTAGGTGCAGTCCTTCGTGCTTCGTTGTTGCACATATATACATCGATAGATTAATTGAATCCGAAAATATCATCTTGACTTCCCTTAATGTTCATCGTCTTCTGATCACCAGTATAATGTTAGCTACAAAGTTCATTGATGAAGC ATTCTTCAATAACGCGTATTATGCTAGAGTGGGAGGAGTAACAACATCAGAAATGAACAGATTGGAGATGAAATTCCTTTTCGGGATCGATTTTCAGCTGTATGTAAATCTTTCTACATTTGAAAGATACTGCTTAGAGTTGATGAGTGAGACTACAGGGGAGGTGATTCAGATAGAAGGGCCACTACATTCAATTCATGATGTTCGTGGACTCAAAGATAAGTGGTCGAACAATAAGATCGACACCAGTTATCATGCAACTATTGGTGTACATATTCATTGA